A single genomic interval of Fusobacterium varium harbors:
- a CDS encoding YbaN family protein, translating to MKKNFFILSGIIFLILGTIGIVIPLLPTTPFYLLSAYFFGKSSKKYYKFLMNNRVFGKYIKDYYEKKGITLKNKVNSIIFLSLGISCSIYKTQNIHMKIFLCLVFICVCFHILKQPTLK from the coding sequence GTGAAAAAAAATTTTTTTATATTATCTGGAATAATATTTTTAATATTGGGAACTATAGGAATAGTGATCCCACTTCTTCCAACAACACCATTTTATTTATTAAGTGCTTATTTTTTTGGAAAATCTTCAAAGAAATATTATAAGTTCTTAATGAACAATAGAGTATTTGGAAAATATATAAAAGATTATTATGAAAAAAAAGGAATAACTCTAAAGAATAAAGTGAATAGTATCATCTTTTTATCTTTAGGAATTAGTTGTTCTATATATAAAACACAAAATATTCATATGAAAATATTTTTATGTCTTGTTTTTATTTGTGTATGTTTTCATATTTTGAAACAGCCAACTTTAAAATAA
- a CDS encoding coproporphyrinogen III oxidase family protein: MFNIRYKSHHDVKNIIEKKMKRKVVTPFTFNRVLKEKPIYSDSGIYVHTPYCDKICSFCNMNRKQIDNNLNDYTEYLCKEFEKYGKKEYIKEKNISVIFFGGGTPTIYKVDQLEKILSSLRKNFNIADDCEFTFETTLHNLTWEKLEIMEKYGVNRISIGIQTFSDRGRKILNRTYTKDLIIEKLKEIKNRFKGLICIDIIYNYPGQTDEEIIEDAKIACEIGVDSISFYSLMIQDGSQISKDRAENKVIFKYNLERDRELHHKFLEITLENGYSILEHTKITKGTDKYRYIKNVNSFSDLIPIGIGAGGRIKDYELFHLNKIITFYAFDNELKLNVKKLSGILQYKKVELEKIKEYSGKSYENIFKLIKEYETQGLVTINNNLMEYTIDGVFWGNSITASLVTQIIDDNK, encoded by the coding sequence ATGTTTAATATCAGATATAAATCACACCATGATGTAAAAAATATTATTGAAAAAAAGATGAAAAGGAAAGTAGTTACCCCTTTTACTTTTAATAGAGTTTTAAAGGAAAAACCTATCTATTCAGATAGTGGAATATATGTTCACACACCTTATTGTGATAAAATTTGTTCTTTTTGTAATATGAATAGAAAGCAGATAGACAATAATCTTAATGATTATACAGAGTATCTTTGTAAAGAGTTTGAAAAATATGGGAAAAAAGAGTATATAAAAGAAAAAAATATATCTGTTATTTTTTTTGGTGGTGGAACTCCAACAATATATAAAGTGGATCAGCTTGAAAAAATTCTTTCTTCTCTAAGAAAAAATTTTAATATTGCTGATGATTGTGAATTTACCTTTGAAACAACTCTTCACAATCTTACTTGGGAAAAACTTGAAATTATGGAAAAATATGGAGTAAATAGAATAAGTATAGGTATTCAAACTTTTTCTGATAGAGGAAGAAAAATTTTAAATAGAACATATACAAAAGATCTTATTATAGAGAAATTAAAAGAAATAAAAAATAGATTTAAGGGACTTATTTGTATAGATATTATCTATAACTATCCTGGACAAACAGATGAAGAAATTATTGAAGATGCAAAAATTGCTTGTGAAATTGGAGTGGATAGCATAAGTTTTTATTCTCTAATGATTCAAGATGGATCTCAAATTTCAAAGGATAGAGCAGAAAATAAAGTTATTTTTAAATATAATTTAGAAAGAGATAGGGAGCTTCATCATAAATTTTTGGAAATCACTCTTGAAAATGGATATTCAATACTTGAGCATACAAAAATTACTAAAGGAACTGATAAGTATAGATATATAAAAAATGTAAACTCTTTTTCTGATTTAATTCCAATAGGGATAGGAGCTGGAGGAAGAATTAAAGATTATGAACTTTTTCATCTAAATAAGATCATTACTTTTTATGCTTTTGACAATGAATTAAAATTAAATGTAAAAAAACTTTCAGGTATTCTTCAATATAAAAAAGTTGAGTTAGAAAAAATAAAAGAATATTCAGGAAAATCTTATGAAAATATTTTTAAGCTTATAAAAGAGTATGAAACACAAGGGCTAGTTACAATTAATAATAATCTAATGGAATATACAATAGATGGAGTTTTCTGGGGAAATAGTATTACTGCTTCCCTTGTAACACAAATAATAGATGATAATAAATAG
- a CDS encoding GNAT family N-acetyltransferase, protein MKVVLGSEKNVEDFIKLRMELFRELGEIKEKDNIEELIWETKQYYLQHIKKDLYCWFIEIEEKIVAVASMCTFCRIPYYENPVGVEGYILNVYTSLNSRKKGLATKLVKEIMEFSKNNSIRRLWLNSSEAGKNIYRSLGFIEKDNEMEYFL, encoded by the coding sequence ATGAAAGTAGTTTTAGGTTCTGAAAAAAACGTAGAAGATTTTATAAAGTTAAGAATGGAACTTTTTAGAGAACTTGGAGAGATAAAAGAGAAAGATAATATAGAGGAATTGATTTGGGAAACTAAACAGTATTATCTTCAGCATATAAAGAAAGATCTCTATTGTTGGTTTATAGAGATTGAAGAAAAAATAGTTGCAGTAGCTTCAATGTGCACTTTTTGTAGAATCCCCTATTATGAAAATCCAGTTGGAGTAGAGGGGTATATATTGAATGTTTACACTAGCTTAAATAGCAGAAAAAAAGGGTTAGCAACGAAGCTTGTAAAGGAGATTATGGAATTTTCAAAAAATAACTCTATAAGAAGATTGTGGCTAAACTCTAGTGAAGCAGGAAAAAATATATATAGGTCTCTTGGTTTTATAGAAAAAGACAATGAGATGGAGTATTTTCTTTAA
- a CDS encoding alpha-hydroxy-acid oxidizing protein has product MDIKEIKANAKEKMKGFCNVCKICDGIFCSGKVPGMGGTGTGESFKISYLKLKNIKVVMRTLHNVTEPKMNIELFGKELSFPCLGAPITGTKFNMGGGVTEEEYCHDVIKGAIDAGTIGMIGDTGDPTCYEAGLKALKENNGMGIAIIKPRSNEEIIKRIRMAEEAGAIAVGVDVDGAGLVTMKLFGQPVGPKSFEDLKELVNSTKLPFIVKGILSVDEAKLCAEAGVNAIVVSNHGGRVLAETLAPCDVLEEIVEAVGDKVNVLVDGSVREGVDILKYLALGAKGVLVGRPLIWGSIGGREEGVKTIFDTLRNQLNQAMILTGTADVNNVEKKIIVK; this is encoded by the coding sequence ATGGATATAAAAGAGATAAAAGCTAATGCAAAAGAAAAAATGAAAGGTTTTTGTAATGTGTGTAAAATTTGTGATGGAATCTTTTGTTCCGGAAAAGTGCCTGGTATGGGTGGAACTGGGACAGGAGAATCATTTAAAATATCATATTTAAAACTAAAAAATATTAAGGTAGTTATGAGAACACTTCATAATGTAACTGAGCCTAAAATGAACATTGAACTTTTTGGAAAAGAGTTATCATTTCCATGTTTAGGTGCTCCTATTACAGGAACTAAATTTAATATGGGTGGTGGAGTTACTGAGGAAGAATACTGCCATGATGTTATAAAGGGAGCAATAGATGCAGGGACAATAGGAATGATAGGAGATACAGGAGATCCTACTTGTTATGAAGCTGGTTTAAAAGCTCTTAAAGAGAATAATGGAATGGGAATTGCTATAATTAAGCCAAGAAGCAATGAAGAGATTATTAAGAGAATAAGAATGGCAGAGGAAGCTGGAGCAATAGCAGTAGGAGTAGATGTAGATGGTGCTGGACTTGTAACAATGAAGCTTTTTGGACAACCAGTTGGACCTAAATCTTTTGAGGATTTAAAAGAGCTTGTTAATTCTACTAAGCTTCCATTTATAGTAAAAGGTATTTTAAGTGTAGATGAAGCAAAACTTTGTGCAGAAGCTGGAGTTAATGCAATAGTAGTTTCTAATCATGGTGGAAGAGTTCTTGCTGAAACTTTAGCTCCTTGTGATGTATTAGAAGAGATTGTAGAAGCAGTTGGAGATAAAGTTAATGTATTAGTTGATGGTTCAGTAAGAGAGGGAGTAGACATTCTTAAATACTTAGCTTTGGGAGCAAAGGGAGTATTAGTAGGAAGACCTCTTATTTGGGGATCTATTGGTGGAAGAGAAGAGGGAGTAAAAACTATCTTTGATACTCTTAGAAATCAATTAAATCAAGCTATGATCCTAACAGGAACAGCTGATGTTAATAATGTAGAGAAAAAAATAATAGTTAAATAA
- a CDS encoding HPr family phosphocarrier protein, with amino-acid sequence MASKTVEIKNETGLHTRPGNEFVSLAKTFNSQIEVENEAGKRVKGTSLLKLLSLGVKKGTKITVYAEGDDADTAVEQLAHLLENLKD; translated from the coding sequence ATGGCAAGTAAAACTGTTGAAATCAAAAATGAAACTGGACTTCACACAAGACCAGGAAATGAATTTGTTAGTCTAGCAAAAACTTTTAATTCTCAAATTGAAGTGGAAAACGAAGCTGGAAAAAGAGTTAAAGGAACTTCTCTTTTAAAACTACTTTCTCTAGGAGTAAAAAAAGGTACTAAAATAACTGTATACGCTGAAGGAGACGACGCTGATACAGCTGTAGAACAATTAGCTCACCTTCTTGAAAATTTAAAAGACTAG
- the ptsP gene encoding phosphoenolpyruvate--protein phosphotransferase: MSKKVKGIEASPGIAIGKIFLYQEQDLVIKTEKVGNTDNEKERLLAGREKSKEQLLRIREKTAEKLGEDKAAIFDGHITLLEDEDLFDEVIEIIEDENICAEAALQRGIDEYCEMLANLEDEYLRERAADLKDIGKRWLYNTAGVDIIDLSSLPANTVIAAKDLTPSDTAQIDLNNVVAFITEVGGKTAHSSIMARSLELPAVVGTGNICSLVKSGDTVVVDALKGDIIINPTEEEIGKYEEKRNNFFAEKELLKQLKDKEAISLDGTKVGTWANIGSPKDVDGVLRNGATGIGLYRTEFLFMNNDRFPTEDEQFEAYKTVAERMKGKPVTIRTMDIGGDKSLPYMQLPKEENPFLGWRAIRVCLDRTEILKTQFRALLRASAFGYIKIMLPMIMDITEIRRARAILEECKAELQTEGAKFDENIALGIMVETPAVAFRARSFAEEVDFFSIGTNDLTQYTLAVDRGNEHISKLYNTYNPGVLEAIRLAIKGAHEAGITISMCGEFAGDENATAVLFGMGLDAFSMSAISVPKIKKNLMSLDKKKCEELVDTIMKLSTSEEILEVVKKFNKENMR; the protein is encoded by the coding sequence ATGAGTAAAAAAGTTAAGGGTATTGAAGCATCACCAGGAATTGCTATTGGAAAGATATTTTTATATCAAGAGCAAGATCTTGTGATAAAAACTGAAAAAGTTGGAAACACAGATAATGAAAAAGAAAGACTACTTGCAGGTAGAGAAAAATCTAAAGAGCAACTTTTAAGAATTAGAGAAAAAACTGCTGAAAAATTAGGTGAAGACAAGGCTGCTATATTTGATGGACACATTACTCTTCTTGAAGATGAAGATCTTTTTGATGAAGTAATTGAAATTATTGAAGATGAAAATATTTGTGCTGAAGCAGCTCTTCAAAGAGGAATTGATGAATATTGTGAAATGCTAGCTAATCTTGAAGATGAATATTTAAGAGAGAGAGCTGCAGACCTTAAAGATATTGGAAAAAGATGGCTTTATAATACTGCTGGAGTTGATATAATTGATTTAAGCTCACTTCCTGCAAATACAGTTATTGCAGCAAAGGATTTAACTCCTTCTGATACTGCTCAAATTGATTTAAATAATGTTGTTGCATTTATTACTGAAGTTGGTGGAAAAACTGCTCACTCTTCTATTATGGCTAGATCTCTAGAACTTCCTGCTGTGGTAGGAACTGGAAATATCTGCTCTCTTGTAAAAAGTGGAGATACAGTTGTAGTTGATGCTTTAAAAGGAGATATTATAATTAATCCTACAGAGGAAGAGATAGGAAAATATGAAGAAAAAAGAAATAATTTCTTTGCTGAAAAAGAACTTTTAAAACAATTAAAAGATAAAGAAGCTATATCATTAGATGGAACTAAAGTTGGTACTTGGGCAAATATTGGATCTCCAAAAGATGTAGATGGAGTTTTAAGAAATGGTGCTACTGGTATTGGACTATATAGAACAGAATTCTTATTTATGAATAACGACAGATTCCCTACTGAAGATGAGCAATTTGAAGCTTATAAAACAGTTGCTGAAAGAATGAAAGGAAAACCTGTTACAATAAGAACTATGGATATTGGTGGAGATAAATCTCTTCCATATATGCAACTTCCAAAAGAGGAAAACCCTTTCCTAGGTTGGAGAGCTATCAGAGTTTGTCTTGATAGAACAGAAATATTAAAAACACAATTCAGAGCTCTATTAAGAGCATCTGCTTTTGGATATATAAAAATCATGTTACCTATGATTATGGATATAACAGAGATTAGAAGAGCTAGAGCTATTCTTGAAGAGTGTAAAGCTGAGTTACAAACTGAAGGGGCTAAATTTGATGAAAATATAGCTCTTGGAATAATGGTTGAAACTCCAGCAGTAGCTTTTAGAGCAAGAAGCTTTGCTGAAGAGGTAGACTTCTTCTCAATAGGAACAAATGACTTAACTCAATATACATTAGCTGTTGATAGAGGAAATGAACATATTTCTAAACTATATAACACTTATAATCCTGGAGTTTTAGAAGCAATTAGACTTGCAATTAAAGGAGCACATGAAGCTGGAATAACAATTTCAATGTGTGGAGAGTTTGCAGGAGATGAAAATGCAACTGCTGTTCTATTTGGAATGGGATTAGATGCCTTCTCAATGTCAGCTATTTCAGTTCCAAAAATAAAGAAAAATCTAATGTCATTAGATAAAAAGAAATGTGAAGAGTTAGTTGATACAATTATGAAACTTAGCACATCTGAAGAGATTTTAGAAGTGGTTAAAAAATTTAATAAAGAAAATATGAGATAA
- a CDS encoding FAD-dependent oxidoreductase yields the protein MKKVLIIGGVAGGASTAARLRRHSEEDRIIMFEKGPHVSFSNCGLPYHLSGMISEVEKLVLMSPQKFLAQYNIEARVNSEVIEIDRKNKEVVVKDSVTKKTYRESYDKLVLSMGAKPIVPKFEGLDSVNVFTIRNVVDINRLNLFVKERKDKKITVIGGGFIGIEAAENLREAGYEVTLIEAADQILKIFDYDMVQRLQKEMYDKGVELIVGDKVEKFKKNCVVLESGKVIISEVVVLAIGVAPDTELAVKAGIELGKTGAVKTDNNYMTNDRDIYAVGDMIEVYSPLFNDYFKLSLAGPAQKQARAVADHINGRVVDNRGYIGSSVIKVFDFNGASTGLTESLIKARGMSLNYETIEIIPSDKVGLMPNANPMYFKLIFEVPTGRVLGAQAIGKGNVDKRIDVIASVIKFGGTIEDLKDLELCYAPPFGTAKDVVNFGGYVASNVLERRFKQEHFSKVRELLKAGECIIDIREKGEYAEGHLKGVPNIPLSELRERVNEIPKDRTVYLQCRSGQRSYNACLLLQNLGYTNVVNVTGGILGISMYEYFNDKTKNREPILTKYFF from the coding sequence ATGAAAAAAGTTTTAATAATTGGAGGAGTAGCTGGAGGAGCATCTACTGCTGCAAGATTGAGAAGACATAGTGAAGAGGATAGAATAATTATGTTTGAGAAAGGACCTCATGTATCTTTTTCAAATTGTGGACTTCCTTATCATTTAAGTGGAATGATTTCAGAGGTTGAGAAACTTGTTTTAATGTCACCACAAAAATTTTTAGCTCAATATAACATAGAAGCAAGGGTAAATAGTGAAGTAATAGAGATAGATAGAAAAAATAAAGAAGTAGTAGTAAAAGATAGTGTTACTAAAAAAACTTATAGAGAGAGCTATGATAAACTTGTACTTTCAATGGGAGCTAAACCTATTGTGCCAAAATTTGAAGGGCTTGATAGTGTAAATGTTTTCACAATAAGAAATGTTGTTGATATCAATAGATTAAATCTTTTTGTAAAAGAGAGAAAAGATAAGAAGATAACAGTTATAGGTGGAGGATTTATCGGAATTGAAGCAGCTGAAAACTTGAGAGAAGCTGGATATGAAGTTACTTTAATAGAGGCTGCTGATCAAATATTAAAAATTTTTGACTATGATATGGTTCAAAGATTACAAAAAGAGATGTATGACAAAGGTGTTGAACTAATTGTAGGAGATAAAGTAGAAAAATTTAAAAAGAATTGTGTAGTTTTAGAATCTGGAAAAGTGATAATATCAGAAGTTGTAGTTTTAGCTATTGGAGTTGCTCCAGATACTGAATTAGCAGTTAAAGCTGGAATTGAACTTGGAAAAACAGGAGCTGTAAAAACAGATAATAACTATATGACAAATGATAGAGATATCTATGCAGTTGGAGATATGATAGAGGTTTATAGTCCATTATTTAATGATTATTTTAAACTTTCTCTTGCAGGACCTGCACAAAAACAAGCTAGAGCAGTGGCAGACCATATCAATGGAAGGGTAGTAGATAATAGAGGATACATAGGTTCATCAGTGATAAAAGTTTTTGATTTTAATGGAGCATCAACAGGGCTTACAGAATCACTTATAAAAGCTAGAGGAATGTCACTAAATTATGAAACAATAGAGATTATACCTTCAGATAAAGTTGGATTGATGCCTAATGCAAACCCTATGTATTTTAAATTGATATTTGAAGTACCAACTGGAAGAGTTTTAGGAGCTCAAGCAATAGGAAAAGGTAATGTAGATAAGAGAATAGATGTTATAGCTTCTGTAATTAAATTTGGAGGAACAATAGAGGATCTAAAAGATTTAGAACTATGTTATGCTCCACCATTTGGAACAGCAAAAGATGTGGTTAATTTTGGTGGATATGTAGCATCTAATGTTTTAGAAAGAAGATTTAAACAGGAGCATTTCTCTAAAGTTAGAGAGTTATTAAAGGCTGGAGAGTGTATTATAGATATTAGAGAAAAAGGAGAATATGCAGAGGGACATTTAAAAGGAGTGCCAAATATTCCATTAAGTGAATTAAGAGAGAGAGTTAATGAGATTCCAAAGGATAGAACAGTTTATCTACAATGTAGAAGTGGACAAAGAAGTTACAATGCTTGCCTTTTACTTCAAAACTTAGGTTATACAAATGTAGTTAATGTAACTGGAGGAATTTTAGGAATATCTATGTATGAGTACTTTAATGATAAGACTAAAAATAGAGAACCTATTTTAACAAAATATTTCTTTTAA
- the bcp gene encoding thioredoxin-dependent thiol peroxidase — protein sequence MLEVEKKAPEFSLPDQNGVIHKLSDYLGKKVILYFYPKDNTPGCTKQACGYSEKYSEFLEKNVEIIGISKDTVASHKRFEEKQNLKITILADPELEVIKKYDVWKEKKLYGKVSMGVVRTTYLIDENGIIIKANDKVKAANDPETMLNEI from the coding sequence ATGCTAGAAGTTGAAAAAAAAGCCCCTGAATTTTCTTTACCAGATCAAAATGGAGTGATTCACAAGTTAAGTGATTACCTTGGAAAAAAAGTTATTCTATATTTTTATCCTAAAGATAACACTCCTGGTTGTACAAAACAAGCTTGTGGTTATTCTGAAAAATATTCAGAATTTTTAGAAAAAAATGTAGAGATAATAGGAATTAGTAAAGATACAGTAGCATCACATAAAAGATTTGAAGAAAAGCAAAATCTTAAAATTACTATTCTTGCTGATCCTGAATTAGAAGTAATTAAAAAATATGATGTTTGGAAAGAGAAAAAATTATATGGTAAAGTTTCTATGGGAGTAGTTCGTACTACCTATCTAATTGATGAAAATGGAATTATTATAAAGGCAAATGATAAAGTTAAAGCTGCTAATGATCCTGAAACTATGCTTAATGAAATTTAA
- a CDS encoding aminotransferase class V-fold PLP-dependent enzyme has protein sequence MIKIEEKIIYFDNSATSFPKPEEVYKASEKAMRIFGANPGRGGHRMAVEASKEIFKVREKIANLFNIKDPLRIAFTQNSTYALNFAIKGCINKKGHVITTALEHNSSLRPLFSKRDNGEIELELIYPEKNGEISIEKIIESIKEDTIAVVVNHISNVTGTIVDIEKIGKVTREKGVMLIVDASQSAGYLDIDVERDGIDILCFTGHKSLYGLQGSGGIYIREGIDFIPIIEGGTGSFSKLERQPLVMPEGLEAGTLNTLAIVSLGAGIDFIQKVGIENIRKHEDKLTQRFLTELKKIPEVEVYGSDKRGPVVTLNIKEIDSGDLAAYLDEEYGILVRGGLHCAPKIHEAIGNGENGGVRFSFGFFNTDEEVEYAINAIKEIVAENNN, from the coding sequence ATGATTAAAATAGAAGAAAAGATAATATATTTTGATAATTCAGCAACCTCTTTTCCAAAGCCAGAAGAGGTGTATAAAGCTTCTGAGAAAGCTATGAGAATATTTGGTGCTAATCCTGGGAGAGGAGGGCATAGAATGGCTGTAGAAGCTTCTAAAGAGATTTTTAAAGTTAGAGAGAAGATAGCTAATCTATTTAATATAAAAGATCCTTTGAGAATAGCTTTTACTCAAAATTCAACTTATGCTTTAAACTTTGCAATAAAAGGTTGTATTAATAAAAAAGGACATGTGATAACAACAGCTTTAGAGCATAATTCCTCATTAAGACCTCTCTTTTCAAAAAGAGATAATGGAGAGATAGAGTTAGAATTGATCTATCCAGAAAAAAATGGAGAGATTTCAATAGAAAAAATAATAGAGTCTATAAAGGAAGATACCATAGCAGTAGTTGTTAATCATATTTCCAATGTTACAGGGACAATAGTTGATATAGAAAAGATAGGTAAGGTAACTAGAGAAAAGGGAGTTATGTTAATAGTTGATGCTTCTCAAAGTGCAGGATATTTGGATATAGATGTAGAGAGAGATGGAATAGATATTTTATGTTTTACAGGGCATAAATCTTTATATGGATTGCAAGGAAGTGGAGGAATTTATATTAGAGAAGGAATAGATTTTATTCCAATAATAGAGGGAGGAACAGGAAGTTTTTCTAAATTGGAAAGGCAACCATTAGTAATGCCAGAAGGATTGGAGGCTGGAACACTAAATACATTAGCAATAGTAAGTTTAGGAGCTGGAATAGATTTTATTCAAAAAGTGGGAATTGAAAATATTAGAAAACATGAGGATAAATTGACACAGAGATTTTTAACAGAACTGAAAAAGATTCCAGAAGTTGAAGTTTATGGAAGTGATAAGAGAGGACCAGTAGTTACTTTAAATATAAAGGAAATAGATTCAGGAGATTTAGCAGCATATTTAGATGAGGAGTATGGAATTTTAGTTAGAGGGGGATTACATTGTGCACCTAAAATTCATGAAGCTATTGGAAATGGAGAAAATGGTGGGGTTAGATTTTCATTTGGTTTTTTCAATACTGATGAAGAGGTTGAGTATGCTATAAATGCTATCAAAGAGATTGTTGCAGAAAATAATAATTAA
- a CDS encoding CoA-disulfide reductase has product MKKIIIVGGVAAGMSAASKAKRLNKELNITVYEKTDMISWGSCGLPYYVGDFYQDSERMIAKPLEQFNKEGINVKMKHEVIGIEPAKREVTIKDLNSGEIFNDSYDEIIIATGASAIKPPIKNIDLQNIFTLKEFSDGIELKKAILKAENREIVIIGAGYIGLEAVEAATHLRKKVRVIQLSERVLPESFDKEITDIMEKELSSHKDVVLNLSETVTEFEGKDGKVTFVITNKGKYSADIVILATGVRPNTKFLENTGIETLRNGAIIIDSRGRSNIDGIYAAGDCASVYHKVKKENVYIPLATNSNKIGRVVGEHLAGVDKEFKGTLGSAAIKVLTLEAGRTGISEEEAKKMGINYKTVFIEDKNQTSYYPGQEDIFIKIIYNIDTRVLLGGQIIGKKGAVLRVDVLAAAIDKEMTVDELAYLDLCYAPPFSLTWDPLNVVGNLAK; this is encoded by the coding sequence ATGAAGAAAATTATAATTGTAGGTGGAGTTGCTGCTGGTATGAGTGCTGCTTCTAAAGCAAAAAGATTAAATAAAGAGTTAAATATAACTGTATATGAAAAGACAGATATGATCTCTTGGGGAAGTTGTGGACTTCCATACTATGTTGGAGATTTCTATCAAGACTCTGAAAGAATGATAGCTAAACCTCTTGAACAATTTAACAAAGAAGGAATAAATGTAAAAATGAAACATGAGGTTATTGGAATAGAACCAGCAAAAAGAGAGGTTACAATAAAAGATCTAAATTCTGGTGAAATTTTCAATGATTCTTATGATGAGATAATAATTGCTACTGGTGCTTCTGCTATTAAACCTCCTATTAAAAATATAGATCTACAAAATATCTTTACTTTAAAAGAGTTTAGTGATGGTATAGAACTAAAAAAAGCTATATTAAAAGCTGAAAATAGAGAGATAGTTATTATTGGTGCTGGTTATATTGGACTTGAAGCAGTAGAAGCTGCTACTCATTTAAGAAAAAAAGTTAGAGTTATACAACTGAGTGAAAGAGTTTTACCAGAAAGCTTTGATAAAGAGATTACAGATATTATGGAGAAAGAGTTATCTTCTCATAAAGATGTTGTTCTTAATTTAAGTGAAACTGTAACTGAATTTGAGGGTAAAGATGGAAAGGTAACTTTTGTTATTACTAATAAAGGAAAATATAGTGCTGATATTGTAATTTTAGCTACTGGTGTAAGACCTAATACTAAGTTTTTAGAAAATACTGGAATAGAAACTTTAAGAAATGGAGCTATAATTATTGATAGCAGAGGAAGAAGCAATATTGATGGTATCTATGCTGCTGGGGATTGTGCTTCAGTTTACCACAAAGTAAAAAAAGAAAATGTATATATTCCACTTGCTACAAATTCAAATAAAATTGGTAGAGTTGTGGGAGAACACTTAGCTGGAGTAGATAAAGAGTTTAAAGGAACTCTTGGTTCTGCTGCTATTAAAGTTTTAACTCTTGAAGCTGGTAGAACTGGTATTTCTGAAGAGGAAGCAAAAAAGATGGGTATAAATTATAAAACAGTATTTATTGAAGATAAAAACCAAACTTCTTACTACCCTGGACAAGAGGATATATTTATAAAAATAATTTATAATATTGATACAAGAGTTTTACTTGGTGGACAGATAATAGGTAAAAAAGGAGCTGTTTTGAGAGTGGATGTTTTAGCAGCTGCTATTGATAAAGAGATGACAGTTGACGAGTTAGCATATCTAGATCTATGCTATGCACCACCATTCTCTTTAACTTGGGATCCTCTTAATGTTGTTGGAAATTTAGCTAAATAA